A window from Macaca fascicularis isolate 582-1 chromosome 20, T2T-MFA8v1.1 encodes these proteins:
- the ZNF500 gene encoding zinc finger protein 500 isoform X3, with protein sequence MGGQSLKRQAEAQPEDLSLEEEARCSSQQPPAQLSHRPQRGPLLWPERGPPAPRHQEIASASPFLSAWSQWCSSSAAVARGSSGQRHQDSPLQQEWRRPAAPPGLAPASSGSAGAVPWASGLSWGGGSLLGARTEWGAFWQAPVNLEDVAVYLSGEEPGCLDPAQRDVPLENEGLGIQLEDGGDGREDAPVRMEWYRVLSARCQGPGHPLPGQRPAPVRGLVRPELPRGGPQPGRGASHGTDKPYTCPECGKGFSKTSHLTKHQRTHTGERPYKCLVCGKGFSDRSNFSTHQRVHTGEKPYPCPECGKRFSQSSSLVIHRRTHSGERPYACTQCGKRFNNSSHFSAHRRTHTGEKPYTCPACGRGFRRGTDLHKHQRTHTGAGSLLTLQPVAPGGPGAKA encoded by the exons ATGGGGGGACAGTCCTTAAAACGCCAGGCAGAGGCTCAGCCAGAGGATCTGTCCCTGGAGGAAGAGGCTCGATGCTCCAGccagcagcccccagcccagctgAGCCACAGGCCACAGAGGGGCCCGCTGTTGTGGCCAGAGAGGG GCCCTCCGGCCCCCCGGCATCAGGAGATAGCATCGGCCTCACCCTTCCTTTCGGCCTGGTCCCAG TGGTGTTCCAGCTCTGCAGCAGTGGCGCGTGGGAGCAGTGGGCAGAGGCACCAGGACTCGCCACTGCAACAAGAGTGGAGAAGACCAGCTGCACCACCAGGCTTGGCCCCAGCCTCGAGCGGCAGTGCGGGTGCAGTTCCCTGGGCCAGTGGCCTCAGTTGGGGAGGAGGCAGCTTGCTTGGGGCCAGGACTGAGTGGGGTGCATTCTGGCAGGCACCCGTGAACTTGGAGGACGTGGCTGTATACCTTTCTGGGGAGGAGCCAGGATGCCTGGACCCAGCTCAGCGGGACGTGCCGCTGGAGAATGAAG GACTTGGGATCCAGTTAGAGGACGGCGGTGATGGCAGGGAGGATGCCCCAGTGAGAATGGAGTGGTACCGAGTGCTGTCAGCGCGATGCCAGGGGCCTGGCCACCCGCTCCCAGGTCAGAGgccagccccagtcaggggcttggTCAGGCCTGAGCTGCCAAGAGGCGGCCCCCAACCAGGAAGAGGGGCTTCCCATGGGACTGACAAGCCGTACACCTGTCCTGAATGTGGCAAAGGCTTCAGCAAGACGTCTCACTTGACCAAGCACCAGCGCACACACACGGGCGAGCGGCCTTACAAGTGCCTGGTCTGTGGGAAGGGCTTTAGCGACCGCTCCAACTTCAGCACGCACCAGAGGGTGCACACGGGCGAGAAGCCCTACCCATGCCCCGAGTGTGGGAAGCGCTTCAGCCAGAGCTCCAGCCTGGTCATCCACCGCAGGACGCACAGCGGGGAGCGGCCCTATGCCTGCACCCAGTGCGGGAAGCGCTTCAACAACAGCTCCCACTTCAGTGCGCACCGCCGGACGCACACAGGTGAGAAGCCCTACACCTGCCCGGCCTGTGGCAGGGGCTTCCGCCGGGGCACCGACCTGCACAAGCACCAGCGGACCCACACGGGGGCAGGCTCCTTGCTGACGCTCCAGCCGGTGGCTCCTGGAGGCCCCGGGGCCAAGGCCTGA
- the ZNF500 gene encoding zinc finger protein 500 isoform X4 — protein MGGQSLKRQAEAQPEDLSLEEEARCSSQQPPAQLSHRPQRGPLLWPERGPPAPRHQEIASASPFLSAWSQAPVNLEDVAVYLSGEEPGCLDPAQRDVPLENEGLGIQLEDGGDGREDAPVRMEWYRVLSARCQGPGHPLPGQRPAPVRGLVRPELPRGGPQPGRGASHGTDKPYTCPECGKGFSKTSHLTKHQRTHTGERPYKCLVCGKGFSDRSNFSTHQRVHTGEKPYPCPECGKRFSQSSSLVIHRRTHSGERPYACTQCGKRFNNSSHFSAHRRTHTGEKPYTCPACGRGFRRGTDLHKHQRTHTGAGSLLTLQPVAPGGPGAKA, from the exons ATGGGGGGACAGTCCTTAAAACGCCAGGCAGAGGCTCAGCCAGAGGATCTGTCCCTGGAGGAAGAGGCTCGATGCTCCAGccagcagcccccagcccagctgAGCCACAGGCCACAGAGGGGCCCGCTGTTGTGGCCAGAGAGGG GCCCTCCGGCCCCCCGGCATCAGGAGATAGCATCGGCCTCACCCTTCCTTTCGGCCTGGTCCCAG GCACCCGTGAACTTGGAGGACGTGGCTGTATACCTTTCTGGGGAGGAGCCAGGATGCCTGGACCCAGCTCAGCGGGACGTGCCGCTGGAGAATGAAG GACTTGGGATCCAGTTAGAGGACGGCGGTGATGGCAGGGAGGATGCCCCAGTGAGAATGGAGTGGTACCGAGTGCTGTCAGCGCGATGCCAGGGGCCTGGCCACCCGCTCCCAGGTCAGAGgccagccccagtcaggggcttggTCAGGCCTGAGCTGCCAAGAGGCGGCCCCCAACCAGGAAGAGGGGCTTCCCATGGGACTGACAAGCCGTACACCTGTCCTGAATGTGGCAAAGGCTTCAGCAAGACGTCTCACTTGACCAAGCACCAGCGCACACACACGGGCGAGCGGCCTTACAAGTGCCTGGTCTGTGGGAAGGGCTTTAGCGACCGCTCCAACTTCAGCACGCACCAGAGGGTGCACACGGGCGAGAAGCCCTACCCATGCCCCGAGTGTGGGAAGCGCTTCAGCCAGAGCTCCAGCCTGGTCATCCACCGCAGGACGCACAGCGGGGAGCGGCCCTATGCCTGCACCCAGTGCGGGAAGCGCTTCAACAACAGCTCCCACTTCAGTGCGCACCGCCGGACGCACACAGGTGAGAAGCCCTACACCTGCCCGGCCTGTGGCAGGGGCTTCCGCCGGGGCACCGACCTGCACAAGCACCAGCGGACCCACACGGGGGCAGGCTCCTTGCTGACGCTCCAGCCGGTGGCTCCTGGAGGCCCCGGGGCCAAGGCCTGA
- the ZNF500 gene encoding zinc finger protein 500 isoform X5 — protein sequence MAMTELRGAGSAPQEDYPPLEGSELLSDDEVPLRMGGQSLKRQAEAQPEDLSLEEEARCSSQQPPAQLSHRPQRGPLLWPERGPPAPRHQEIASASPFLSAWSQWCSSSAAVARGSSGQRHQDSPLQQEWRRPAAPPGLAPASSGSAGAVPWASGLSWGGGSLLGARTEWGAFWQAPVNLEDVAVYLSGEEPGCLDPAQRDVPLENEGLGIQLEDGGDGREDAPVRMEWYRVLSARCQGPGHPLPGQRPAPVRGLVRPELPRGGPQPGRGASHGTDKPYTCPECGKGFSKTSHLTKHQRTHTGERPYKCLVCGKGFSDRSNFSTHQRVHTGEKPYPCPECGKRFSQSSSLVIHRRTHSGERPYACTQCGKRFNNSSHFSAHRRTHTGEKPYTCPACGRGFRRGTDLHKHQRTHTGAGSLLTLQPVAPGGPGAKA from the exons ATGGCCATGACTGAGCTGAGAGGGGCGGGCTCTGCTCCCCAAGAGGACTACCCTCCCTTAGAG GGCTCAGAGCTGCTGTCTGATGACGAGGTGCCCCTCAGAATGGGGGGACAGTCCTTAAAACGCCAGGCAGAGGCTCAGCCAGAGGATCTGTCCCTGGAGGAAGAGGCTCGATGCTCCAGccagcagcccccagcccagctgAGCCACAGGCCACAGAGGGGCCCGCTGTTGTGGCCAGAGAGGG GCCCTCCGGCCCCCCGGCATCAGGAGATAGCATCGGCCTCACCCTTCCTTTCGGCCTGGTCCCAG TGGTGTTCCAGCTCTGCAGCAGTGGCGCGTGGGAGCAGTGGGCAGAGGCACCAGGACTCGCCACTGCAACAAGAGTGGAGAAGACCAGCTGCACCACCAGGCTTGGCCCCAGCCTCGAGCGGCAGTGCGGGTGCAGTTCCCTGGGCCAGTGGCCTCAGTTGGGGAGGAGGCAGCTTGCTTGGGGCCAGGACTGAGTGGGGTGCATTCTGGCAGGCACCCGTGAACTTGGAGGACGTGGCTGTATACCTTTCTGGGGAGGAGCCAGGATGCCTGGACCCAGCTCAGCGGGACGTGCCGCTGGAGAATGAAG GACTTGGGATCCAGTTAGAGGACGGCGGTGATGGCAGGGAGGATGCCCCAGTGAGAATGGAGTGGTACCGAGTGCTGTCAGCGCGATGCCAGGGGCCTGGCCACCCGCTCCCAGGTCAGAGgccagccccagtcaggggcttggTCAGGCCTGAGCTGCCAAGAGGCGGCCCCCAACCAGGAAGAGGGGCTTCCCATGGGACTGACAAGCCGTACACCTGTCCTGAATGTGGCAAAGGCTTCAGCAAGACGTCTCACTTGACCAAGCACCAGCGCACACACACGGGCGAGCGGCCTTACAAGTGCCTGGTCTGTGGGAAGGGCTTTAGCGACCGCTCCAACTTCAGCACGCACCAGAGGGTGCACACGGGCGAGAAGCCCTACCCATGCCCCGAGTGTGGGAAGCGCTTCAGCCAGAGCTCCAGCCTGGTCATCCACCGCAGGACGCACAGCGGGGAGCGGCCCTATGCCTGCACCCAGTGCGGGAAGCGCTTCAACAACAGCTCCCACTTCAGTGCGCACCGCCGGACGCACACAGGTGAGAAGCCCTACACCTGCCCGGCCTGTGGCAGGGGCTTCCGCCGGGGCACCGACCTGCACAAGCACCAGCGGACCCACACGGGGGCAGGCTCCTTGCTGACGCTCCAGCCGGTGGCTCCTGGAGGCCCCGGGGCCAAGGCCTGA